A DNA window from Nocardioides palaemonis contains the following coding sequences:
- a CDS encoding acyl-CoA carboxylase subunit beta — protein MDIRTTAGKLADLERRLDEAVHAGSDKAIEKQHAKGRRTARERIEMLFDEGTFVELDELARHRSTAFGLEKNRPYGDGVVTGYGEVNGRTVCVFSQDFTVFGGSLGEVYGEKITKVMDLAIKTGCPIIGINEGAGARIQEGVVSLGLYGEIFRRNVHASGVIPQISLIMGNCAGGHVYSPAVTDFTVMVDQTSAMFITGPDVIKTVTGEDVTMEDLGGARTHNTKSGNAHYMASDEEDAIEYVKSMLSYLPQNNLDPAPTYDEAPDMEVTDLDRTLDTLIPDSPNQPYDMHDVITAVLDDEEFLEVQELFAPNILIGFGRVEGQSVGVVANQPMQFAGTLDIDASEKAARFVRFCDAFNLPVLTFVDVPGFLPGTDQEWDGIIRRGAKLIYAYAEATVPLVTTITRKAYGGAYDVMGSKHLGADINIAWPTAQIAVMGAQGAANILHRKTLKKVADAGGDVEAKRAELIEEYETTLANPYIAAERGYVDAVVAPHETRVEIVRALRMLRTKRESLPPKKHGNIPL, from the coding sequence ATCGACATCCGCACGACGGCCGGCAAGCTGGCCGACCTCGAGCGCCGTCTCGACGAGGCGGTGCACGCGGGGTCCGACAAGGCGATCGAGAAGCAGCACGCGAAGGGCCGGCGCACCGCCCGCGAGCGGATCGAGATGCTCTTCGACGAGGGCACCTTCGTCGAGCTCGACGAGCTCGCCCGCCACCGCTCCACCGCGTTCGGGCTGGAGAAGAACCGCCCCTACGGCGACGGCGTGGTCACCGGCTACGGCGAGGTCAACGGCCGCACCGTGTGCGTGTTCAGCCAGGACTTCACCGTGTTCGGCGGCTCGCTGGGCGAGGTCTACGGCGAGAAGATCACCAAGGTCATGGACCTCGCGATCAAGACCGGCTGCCCGATCATCGGCATCAACGAGGGCGCCGGCGCCCGCATCCAGGAGGGCGTGGTCTCCCTCGGCCTCTACGGCGAGATCTTCCGCCGCAACGTCCACGCCTCGGGCGTGATCCCGCAGATCAGCCTGATCATGGGCAACTGCGCGGGCGGCCACGTCTACTCCCCCGCCGTCACCGACTTCACCGTGATGGTCGACCAGACCTCGGCGATGTTCATCACCGGCCCCGACGTGATCAAGACCGTCACCGGCGAGGACGTCACGATGGAGGACCTCGGCGGCGCCCGGACCCACAACACCAAGTCCGGCAACGCCCACTACATGGCCTCCGACGAGGAGGACGCCATCGAGTACGTGAAGTCGATGCTGTCCTACCTCCCGCAGAACAACCTCGATCCGGCCCCGACCTACGACGAGGCGCCGGACATGGAGGTCACCGACCTCGACCGCACCCTCGACACGCTCATCCCGGACTCGCCGAACCAGCCCTACGACATGCACGACGTGATCACCGCCGTGCTCGACGACGAGGAGTTCCTCGAGGTCCAGGAGCTGTTCGCGCCCAACATCCTGATCGGCTTCGGCCGGGTCGAGGGCCAGTCGGTGGGCGTCGTGGCCAACCAGCCGATGCAGTTCGCTGGCACCCTCGACATCGACGCGTCCGAGAAGGCCGCCCGGTTCGTCCGGTTCTGCGACGCCTTCAACCTCCCGGTGCTCACCTTCGTCGACGTCCCGGGCTTCCTGCCCGGCACCGACCAGGAGTGGGACGGCATCATCCGCCGCGGCGCGAAGCTGATCTACGCCTACGCCGAGGCCACGGTCCCGCTCGTCACCACGATCACCCGCAAGGCCTACGGCGGCGCCTACGACGTGATGGGCTCCAAGCACCTCGGCGCCGACATCAACATCGCCTGGCCCACCGCCCAGATCGCGGTCATGGGCGCCCAGGGCGCGGCCAACATCCTGCACCGCAAGACCCTCAAGAAGGTCGCGGACGCCGGCGGCGACGTCGAGGCGAAGCGCGCGGAACTGATCGAGGAGTACGAGACCACCCTCGCCAACCCCTACATCGCGGCCGAGCGCGGCTACGTCGACGCCGTCGTCGCACCCCACGAGACCCGCGTCGAGATCGTCCGGGCACTGCGGATGCTGCGCACCAAGCGCGAGAGCCTCCCGCCCAAGAAGCACGGGAACATCCCGCTGTGA
- a CDS encoding biotin--[acetyl-CoA-carboxylase] ligase, with translation MTAAPPPRPPLDTDRIAVPAGWRVEVEEATPSTNAALAARARAGEAPGLVLVTEHQTAGRGRLDRVWETPPRSSLTFSVLLRPDLPADAWPWLPLLTGYAVQAALADRLPDIGLKWPNDVLVDGRKVAGILVERVETADGPVAVVGVGINVDQTLDELPVALATSVSLETGEPVERTGLLGQVLGSLHGLMGLLDDTDALRGAYADVCVTVGRTVDVHLPGGDVRRGEALDVDASGALVVGTDDGTFTVAAGDVVHVRPA, from the coding sequence ATGACCGCCGCGCCCCCACCTCGCCCTCCCCTCGACACCGACCGGATCGCCGTCCCGGCGGGCTGGCGCGTGGAGGTCGAGGAGGCCACGCCCTCGACCAACGCCGCCCTCGCCGCACGGGCCCGCGCGGGCGAGGCGCCCGGTCTGGTGCTCGTGACCGAGCACCAGACCGCCGGGCGCGGCCGCCTCGACCGGGTGTGGGAGACGCCACCGCGCTCCTCCCTGACCTTCTCGGTGCTGCTGCGCCCCGACCTGCCGGCGGACGCGTGGCCGTGGCTGCCGCTGCTCACCGGGTACGCCGTCCAGGCCGCGCTCGCCGACCGGCTGCCCGACATCGGCCTCAAGTGGCCCAACGACGTGCTGGTCGACGGTCGCAAGGTGGCCGGGATCCTGGTCGAGCGGGTCGAGACCGCGGACGGGCCGGTCGCCGTCGTCGGGGTCGGGATCAACGTCGACCAGACCCTCGACGAGCTGCCGGTCGCCCTGGCGACCTCGGTGTCGCTGGAGACGGGGGAGCCGGTCGAGCGCACCGGCCTGCTCGGCCAGGTCCTCGGGTCGCTGCACGGGCTGATGGGGCTGCTCGACGACACCGACGCGCTGCGCGGGGCGTACGCCGACGTGTGCGTGACCGTCGGCCGCACGGTCGACGTGCACCTGCCGGGCGGGGACGTACGCCGCGGCGAGGCCCTCGACGTGGACGCCTCGGGCGCGCTGGTCGTCGGGACCGACGACGGCACCTTCACCGTCGCCGCCGGCGATGTCGTGCACGTGCGCCCCGCGTAG
- the arfB gene encoding alternative ribosome rescue aminoacyl-tRNA hydrolase ArfB, with the protein MRDLHVPAGPGLPEGLVVPAAELVERFSRSPGPGGQSVNTTDSRVELDYDVASSTVLTDTQRRRALRRWPSGTVSIAASEHRSQHRNRVAARERLAALLREALAPPPPPRRPTRPSRGAKERRLKAKKERAQTKSLRGRVRD; encoded by the coding sequence GTGCGCGACCTCCACGTCCCGGCCGGCCCCGGCCTCCCCGAGGGCCTGGTCGTGCCTGCCGCCGAGCTGGTCGAGCGGTTCTCCCGCTCCCCCGGCCCCGGTGGTCAGTCGGTCAACACCACCGACTCGCGCGTCGAGCTGGACTACGACGTCGCGTCCTCGACCGTCCTGACCGACACCCAGCGCCGGCGTGCACTGCGGCGGTGGCCGTCGGGCACGGTCTCCATCGCCGCCTCGGAGCACCGCTCCCAGCACCGCAACCGGGTCGCGGCGCGCGAGCGGCTCGCCGCGCTGCTGCGCGAGGCGCTGGCGCCTCCCCCGCCGCCGCGGCGACCCACCCGCCCGAGCCGCGGCGCCAAGGAGCGACGGCTCAAGGCCAAGAAGGAGCGCGCGCAGACCAAGTCGCTGCGCGGCCGGGTGCGCGACTAG
- the purE gene encoding 5-(carboxyamino)imidazole ribonucleotide mutase, producing MDGQGQGQQAGARVGIVMGSDSDWPVMQAAGEVLTELGVAWEADVVSAHRMPTEMVAWGQQAHTRGLSVVIAGAGGAAHLPGMLASVTPLPVIGVPVPLKYLDGMDSLLSIVQMPGGIPVATVAIGNAKNAGILAARILGTSDPELQQRLVDYQATLAETAHAKGEVVRQAAAGHTRRVGF from the coding sequence ATGGACGGGCAGGGGCAGGGACAGCAGGCCGGCGCACGGGTCGGCATCGTGATGGGGTCGGACTCCGACTGGCCCGTCATGCAGGCCGCGGGGGAGGTGCTCACCGAGCTCGGCGTCGCCTGGGAGGCCGACGTCGTGTCGGCGCACCGGATGCCGACCGAGATGGTGGCGTGGGGCCAGCAGGCCCACACCCGGGGGCTGTCGGTCGTCATCGCCGGCGCGGGCGGAGCCGCCCACCTGCCGGGGATGCTCGCGTCGGTGACGCCGCTCCCGGTGATCGGCGTGCCGGTGCCGCTCAAGTACCTCGACGGCATGGACTCGCTGCTCTCGATCGTGCAGATGCCGGGCGGCATCCCGGTCGCGACCGTGGCGATCGGCAACGCGAAGAACGCCGGCATCCTGGCCGCGCGGATCCTCGGCACCAGCGACCCGGAGCTGCAGCAGCGCCTCGTCGACTACCAGGCCACGCTCGCCGAGACCGCCCACGCCAAGGGCGAGGTGGTGCGGCAGGCCGCCGCCGGCCACACCCGGCGCGTCGGCTTCTAG
- a CDS encoding type IV toxin-antitoxin system AbiEi family antitoxin domain-containing protein has translation MPKRSTSTLDHVGLARLLRAQVGVVSRSQLIDLGASRADVRRLVARRELVVVHPGVYVDHGARPTRAQRRWAAVLACAPAALHRESALDAHGMTRDRSAGGTVTEPIRLVVGRDRRIRPPAGVVVERVAELEQWLQPNRRPPRVAVEFALLKTAADRDPAGAIALLSDAVHQGLTTAERLAQTVGRLPRLPRRAFLGEVLADVASGVRSVLEQRYLRDVERAHGLPVGERQLRQDTASGIVHRDVRYAPERVLVELDGAFGHRDAVDRWSDLQRDLDASVDDHLTLRPGWAQVLEPCRLAAIVAQVLRRRGWATAPRPCGSGCALGDGGAPGPT, from the coding sequence ATGCCGAAGCGCTCGACGAGCACCCTCGACCACGTTGGCCTCGCCCGCCTGCTCCGGGCGCAGGTCGGCGTGGTCTCCCGGTCGCAGCTCATCGACCTCGGCGCGTCCCGCGCGGACGTACGCCGCCTGGTCGCGCGCCGCGAGCTGGTCGTCGTCCACCCCGGGGTCTACGTCGACCACGGCGCACGCCCCACCCGCGCCCAGCGCCGCTGGGCGGCCGTGCTCGCGTGTGCGCCGGCCGCGCTCCACCGGGAGTCGGCACTCGACGCGCACGGCATGACCCGTGACCGGTCGGCCGGCGGCACAGTGACAGAACCGATCCGGCTCGTCGTGGGTCGCGACCGACGGATCCGCCCGCCCGCGGGCGTCGTGGTCGAGCGGGTGGCGGAGCTCGAGCAGTGGCTGCAGCCGAACCGCCGGCCGCCGCGCGTGGCCGTCGAGTTCGCCCTCCTCAAGACCGCTGCCGACCGGGACCCGGCCGGCGCGATCGCCCTGCTCTCCGACGCGGTCCACCAAGGACTGACGACGGCCGAACGGCTGGCGCAGACCGTCGGCCGGCTGCCCCGCCTGCCGCGGCGCGCGTTCCTCGGTGAGGTCCTGGCGGACGTGGCGTCGGGCGTCAGGTCCGTGCTGGAGCAGCGCTACCTGCGCGACGTCGAGCGGGCCCACGGCCTGCCGGTCGGTGAGCGCCAGCTGCGGCAGGACACCGCGTCGGGCATCGTGCACCGCGACGTCCGGTACGCACCCGAGCGCGTCCTCGTCGAGCTCGACGGTGCCTTCGGCCACCGGGACGCCGTGGACCGGTGGTCCGACCTGCAGCGCGACCTCGACGCCTCCGTCGACGACCACCTCACCCTGCGTCCCGGCTGGGCACAGGTCCTCGAGCCGTGCCGCCTGGCCGCGATCGTCGCGCAGGTGCTCCGACGGCGGGGGTGGGCAACCGCGCCTCGACCGTGCGGATCGGGCTGCGCGCTCGGCGACGGTGGAGCGCCGGGCCCGACCTAG
- a CDS encoding acyl-CoA carboxylase subunit epsilon, with product MSGEQAQRPLLKVVNPDATTEEVAALVAVFSALGSAGGEPPRKPRPTWNLPSRGVRQTHRPGVGAWRASGLPH from the coding sequence GTGAGCGGCGAGCAGGCACAACGACCCCTCTTGAAGGTGGTCAACCCCGACGCCACCACCGAGGAGGTCGCGGCCCTGGTCGCGGTCTTCTCGGCGCTCGGGTCAGCTGGCGGCGAGCCGCCGCGCAAGCCCCGCCCGACGTGGAACCTCCCCTCGCGCGGCGTGCGCCAGACCCACCGCCCGGGTGTGGGCGCGTGGCGCGCCAGCGGCCTGCCGCACTGA
- a CDS encoding Gfo/Idh/MocA family protein, which produces MTVRWGIAATGRMAAVFAEDLALVPDAEIAFVGSRDADRAREFAARAGAAGSGTYADLLAADLDVLYVATPHPQHHAIALAAIERGTPLLVEKAFTATLAGAEEVVAAARAAGVFCMEAMWTRFQPAVAAARDLVAAGEIGDPVLVQADFGAHRAYDPSSRLFDLALGGGSVLDLGVYPISLAQHLLGRPDRVVATGTRFPNGADASAAIHLAHDDGRAAALTSSLAAATPGAAVVVGTEGSIELCPPFHHPERLVVRRGDEEPRVLEHPATGRGYTHQAEEVHRCLAAGLTESPVMPLSDTLDVMWVLGECLTQLGVPMAEAAVEI; this is translated from the coding sequence ATGACCGTGCGCTGGGGAATCGCCGCCACCGGCCGGATGGCCGCCGTCTTCGCCGAGGACCTCGCCCTCGTGCCGGACGCCGAGATCGCCTTCGTGGGCAGCCGCGACGCGGACCGCGCGCGCGAGTTCGCCGCCCGCGCGGGTGCCGCCGGCTCCGGGACCTACGCCGACCTGCTCGCCGCCGACCTCGACGTGCTCTACGTCGCCACGCCCCACCCGCAGCACCACGCGATCGCCCTCGCCGCGATCGAGCGCGGCACCCCGCTGCTGGTGGAGAAGGCGTTCACCGCCACGCTCGCCGGGGCCGAGGAGGTCGTCGCCGCCGCGCGAGCGGCGGGCGTGTTCTGCATGGAGGCGATGTGGACCCGGTTCCAGCCCGCCGTCGCGGCCGCGCGCGACCTCGTCGCCGCGGGAGAGATCGGCGACCCGGTCCTGGTCCAGGCCGACTTCGGCGCGCACCGTGCGTACGACCCGTCGAGCCGGCTCTTCGACCTCGCGCTCGGCGGCGGGTCGGTCCTCGACCTCGGCGTCTACCCGATCTCGCTCGCCCAGCACCTCCTCGGCCGGCCGGACCGGGTCGTGGCCACCGGCACCCGCTTCCCCAACGGCGCCGACGCCTCCGCCGCGATCCACCTCGCCCACGACGACGGCCGGGCCGCCGCGCTCACCAGCTCGCTCGCGGCGGCGACGCCGGGAGCCGCGGTCGTGGTCGGCACCGAGGGCTCGATCGAGCTGTGCCCGCCCTTCCACCACCCCGAGCGCCTCGTCGTCCGCCGCGGGGACGAGGAGCCGCGCGTGCTCGAGCACCCGGCCACCGGGCGCGGCTACACGCACCAGGCCGAGGAGGTGCACCGCTGCCTGGCCGCCGGCCTCACCGAGAGCCCGGTGATGCCGCTGTCGGACACCCTCGACGTGATGTGGGTGCTGGGGGAGTGCCTCACCCAGCTCGGGGTCCCGATGGCCGAGGCGGCCGTGGAGATCTAG
- a CDS encoding winged helix-turn-helix domain-containing protein, whose translation MLAVQDVRLDPKTGQVWRGDDEIRLARKELQLLHALMARPGDIVTRGELMSEVWQTSFYTSSKTIDVHLGWLRRKLGDDPRNPTLITTHRGRGLRFETDAATAGA comes from the coding sequence GTGTTGGCTGTGCAGGACGTCCGCCTCGACCCCAAGACCGGCCAGGTGTGGCGCGGTGACGACGAGATCAGGCTCGCGCGCAAGGAGCTCCAGCTCCTGCACGCCCTGATGGCGCGCCCCGGTGACATCGTCACGCGCGGCGAGCTGATGTCGGAGGTCTGGCAGACCTCGTTCTACACCAGCTCCAAGACCATCGACGTGCACCTGGGGTGGCTGCGCCGCAAGCTCGGCGACGACCCGCGCAACCCCACGCTGATCACCACCCACCGGGGCCGTGGGCTCCGCTTCGAGACCGACGCGGCCACCGCCGGAGCCTGA
- a CDS encoding CoA-binding protein: MATSWQDPATVDRMLDEQQTWAVVGLSGDPSRTAYSIASLLQQRGKKVVPVHPSFADPATPPVLGEQGYATLADIPFPVDVVDVFRRSEAAGQFADEAVAIGAGGVWFQLGVVDEDAFARTVAAGVPMVMDTCPAIEWRKRGA; the protein is encoded by the coding sequence ATGGCCACGTCATGGCAGGACCCAGCCACCGTCGACCGGATGCTCGACGAGCAGCAGACCTGGGCCGTCGTCGGCCTGTCCGGCGACCCGTCGCGCACCGCGTACTCGATCGCCTCCCTGCTCCAGCAGCGCGGCAAGAAGGTCGTGCCGGTGCACCCGTCGTTCGCCGACCCGGCGACGCCCCCGGTCCTCGGCGAGCAGGGCTACGCCACGCTGGCCGACATCCCGTTCCCGGTCGACGTCGTCGACGTGTTCCGCCGCTCAGAGGCGGCCGGGCAGTTCGCCGACGAGGCGGTCGCGATCGGTGCGGGCGGGGTGTGGTTCCAGCTCGGCGTGGTCGACGAGGACGCGTTCGCGCGCACCGTGGCCGCCGGCGTGCCGATGGTGATGGACACCTGCCCGGCGATCGAGTGGCGCAAGCGAGGCGCCTAG
- a CDS encoding PH domain-containing protein — MAFPSKLLNEGEHVVVSTRTHPKALILPGLVVVLALALALFLTGVTDSSAVRWIGWVVLLVALVWFLVAPFLRWLTTTYTFTNRRFIKRSGFIAKEGRTIPLNRISGVDFEIGVIDRIFGCGTLVVSDASTDGSVELSDIPQVEQVQLKVSDELHRLSGGDRRDDGS, encoded by the coding sequence GTGGCGTTCCCCAGCAAGCTCCTCAACGAGGGCGAGCACGTCGTCGTCTCGACCCGCACCCACCCCAAGGCGCTGATCCTGCCCGGTCTGGTCGTCGTGCTGGCGCTCGCGCTCGCACTGTTCCTCACCGGGGTGACCGACAGCTCCGCGGTGCGCTGGATCGGCTGGGTGGTGCTCCTCGTCGCGCTGGTGTGGTTCCTCGTCGCGCCGTTCCTGCGCTGGCTGACCACGACCTACACGTTCACCAACCGCCGCTTCATCAAGCGCTCCGGCTTCATCGCCAAGGAGGGCCGCACGATCCCGCTCAACCGGATCAGCGGCGTTGACTTCGAGATCGGCGTGATCGACCGGATCTTCGGCTGCGGCACCCTCGTCGTCTCCGACGCGAGCACCGACGGCAGCGTCGAGCTCAGCGACATCCCGCAGGTGGAGCAGGTCCAGCTCAAGGTGTCCGACGAGCTGCACCGGCTCTCCGGTGGTGACCGCCGCGACGATGGCTCCTGA
- a CDS encoding acyl-CoA dehydrogenase family protein gives MSEFPLYALSEEHQAVREAVRALCDAKIAPFAAAVDEEARYPHEAAEALLASDFHAPHVPEQYGGAGADALATVLVIEEVARACVSSSLIPAVNKLGSLPVQISGSEEFKQHYLSKLAKGEGGFSYCLSEPDAGSDAGGMKTRAVRDGDEWVLDGVKRWITNAGESEFYTVMAVTDPEKKTRGGISAFVVEKSDEGVSFGAPEKKLGIKGSPTREVYLDNVRIPASRMIGEEGSGFATAMKTLDHTRVTIAAQAVGVAQGALDYALDYAKERQQFGKSISDFQGMQFMLADMGMKVEAARQMTYAAAGRSERGDDDLTFFGAAAKCFASDVAMEVTVNAVQVLGGYGFTRDYPVERMMRDAKITQIYEGTNQVQRIVMARQLLAGVQSQL, from the coding sequence ATGAGCGAGTTCCCCCTCTACGCCCTCTCCGAGGAGCACCAGGCGGTCCGCGAGGCCGTCCGCGCGCTCTGCGACGCCAAGATCGCGCCGTTCGCGGCCGCCGTCGACGAGGAGGCGCGCTACCCCCACGAGGCGGCCGAGGCGCTGCTCGCCTCGGACTTCCACGCCCCCCACGTGCCCGAGCAGTACGGCGGCGCCGGTGCCGACGCGCTCGCCACCGTGCTGGTCATCGAGGAGGTCGCCCGCGCGTGCGTGTCGTCCTCGCTGATCCCCGCGGTCAACAAGCTGGGCTCGCTGCCGGTGCAGATCTCGGGCTCCGAGGAGTTCAAGCAGCACTACCTCTCCAAGCTCGCCAAGGGCGAGGGCGGCTTCTCCTACTGCCTGTCCGAGCCGGACGCCGGCTCCGACGCGGGCGGCATGAAGACCCGCGCGGTGCGCGACGGCGACGAGTGGGTGCTCGACGGCGTCAAGCGCTGGATCACCAACGCCGGCGAGTCGGAGTTCTACACCGTCATGGCGGTCACCGACCCCGAGAAGAAGACCCGCGGCGGCATCTCCGCGTTCGTGGTCGAGAAGTCCGACGAGGGCGTCTCCTTCGGCGCCCCGGAGAAGAAGCTCGGGATCAAGGGCTCGCCGACCCGCGAGGTCTACCTCGACAACGTCCGCATCCCCGCCAGCCGGATGATCGGCGAGGAGGGCTCCGGCTTCGCGACCGCGATGAAGACCCTCGACCACACCCGCGTCACCATCGCCGCGCAGGCCGTCGGCGTCGCCCAGGGGGCGCTCGACTACGCGCTCGACTACGCGAAGGAGCGCCAGCAGTTCGGGAAGTCGATCAGCGACTTCCAGGGCATGCAGTTCATGCTCGCCGACATGGGCATGAAGGTCGAGGCCGCCCGCCAGATGACCTACGCCGCCGCCGGCCGCTCCGAGCGTGGCGACGACGACCTCACCTTCTTCGGCGCCGCGGCCAAGTGCTTCGCCTCCGACGTCGCGATGGAGGTCACCGTCAACGCCGTGCAGGTCCTCGGCGGCTACGGCTTCACCCGCGACTACCCGGTCGAGCGGATGATGCGCGACGCCAAGATCACCCAGATCTACGAGGGCACCAACCAGGTCCAGCGGATCGTGATGGCGCGCCAGCTGCTCGCCGGGGTCCAGTCGCAGCTCTGA
- a CDS encoding adenylate/guanylate cyclase domain-containing protein produces MAPDRAARGSSGRAPGERLDDAILRAAPEFNALEVAAETGLTVEQTRRLWRALGFPEFVGEKAYTAADVEAVATLMGFVDAGAVDFDMAVNLTRGVGQTMARLADWEVSTLVSRVEELESGEEATGSRIGSAMRLINEVNPPFERLLVYAWRRHLAAAVGRIEAMGAKDEDLHTIDVSVGFADLVSFTALSNTLDRDEIGDLVEVFESRCQDVVARFGGRIIKSLGDSVLFVTNTAEEAVGVAEGIINVIGRDAKMPDVRLGLASGPVIQRLGDIFGPPVNLAARLTQVARRNRLIVDQNTADLLPPEEWEHRRLPARPVRGFGLVEPVAVRRR; encoded by the coding sequence ATGGCTCCTGACCGCGCCGCGCGCGGCTCGTCCGGTCGCGCGCCCGGAGAACGGCTCGACGACGCGATCCTGCGCGCCGCGCCTGAGTTCAACGCCCTCGAGGTGGCCGCCGAGACCGGCCTGACCGTCGAGCAGACCCGCCGGTTGTGGCGTGCGCTCGGCTTCCCCGAGTTCGTGGGGGAGAAGGCCTACACGGCGGCCGACGTCGAGGCCGTGGCGACGCTCATGGGCTTCGTGGACGCCGGAGCGGTCGACTTCGACATGGCCGTCAACCTGACCCGCGGCGTCGGGCAGACGATGGCCCGGCTCGCCGACTGGGAGGTCTCCACGCTGGTCAGCCGGGTCGAGGAGCTCGAGTCGGGCGAGGAGGCGACCGGGTCGCGGATCGGGTCGGCGATGCGCCTGATCAACGAGGTCAACCCGCCCTTCGAGCGGCTCCTGGTCTACGCCTGGCGCCGCCACCTCGCGGCCGCCGTCGGCCGGATCGAGGCGATGGGCGCCAAGGACGAGGACCTGCACACGATCGACGTCTCGGTCGGCTTCGCCGACCTGGTCTCGTTCACCGCGCTGTCCAACACCCTCGACCGCGACGAGATCGGCGACCTCGTGGAGGTCTTCGAGAGCCGCTGCCAGGACGTGGTGGCGCGTTTCGGCGGCCGGATCATCAAGAGCCTCGGCGACTCGGTCCTGTTCGTCACCAACACCGCCGAGGAGGCGGTCGGGGTCGCGGAGGGGATCATCAACGTGATCGGCCGCGACGCGAAGATGCCCGACGTACGCCTCGGGCTGGCGAGCGGTCCGGTGATCCAGCGCCTCGGCGACATCTTCGGCCCCCCGGTCAACCTGGCCGCCCGGCTCACCCAGGTCGCGCGGCGCAACCGCCTGATCGTCGACCAGAACACCGCCGACCTGCTGCCCCCCGAGGAGTGGGAGCACCGCCGGCTGCCGGCCCGCCCGGTGCGGGGCTTCGGCCTCGTCGAGCCGGTGGCGGTCCGGCGCCGCTGA
- a CDS encoding 5-(carboxyamino)imidazole ribonucleotide synthase produces the protein MSSTGSHRAPTLAVIGGGQLARMMAQPAIGLGLPLRLLAEAEGVSAAQVIPDQLVGDYTDLPTLRRVTEGAAVVTFDHEHVPTDHLHALEADGVAVRPGPDALVHAQDKAVMRRRLAALDVPCPRNAVVTTTAEVEAFGLPCVLKTTRGGYDGKGVWVVRALDEAQVAFDAAAAAGVEVLAEELVDFRRELSALVARSPSGQAAAYPVVASTQLDGICHEVVAPAPDLDPALAGQAQEIALRIAGALDVTGILAVELFETTDGRILVNELAMRPHNTGHWTQDGAVTSQFENHLRAVMDLPLGSPAPRAAWTVMVNILGGPTDAGHLYDGLPHAMARDPRLRVHLYGKDLRPGRKVGHVNAYGDDLEDCLERARHAAAWFRGDLGNESE, from the coding sequence GTGTCCTCGACCGGCTCGCACCGTGCCCCCACGCTCGCCGTCATCGGAGGTGGGCAGCTCGCCCGGATGATGGCCCAGCCGGCGATCGGCCTGGGCCTGCCGCTGCGCCTGCTGGCCGAGGCCGAGGGGGTCTCGGCCGCCCAGGTGATCCCCGACCAGCTCGTCGGCGACTACACCGACCTGCCCACGCTGCGCCGGGTCACCGAGGGCGCGGCCGTGGTGACCTTCGACCACGAGCACGTCCCGACCGACCACCTCCACGCCCTCGAGGCCGACGGCGTCGCCGTGCGCCCGGGGCCGGACGCGCTGGTCCACGCCCAGGACAAGGCGGTCATGCGCCGCCGCCTCGCCGCGCTCGACGTCCCGTGCCCGCGCAACGCGGTGGTCACGACCACCGCCGAGGTCGAGGCGTTCGGGCTGCCGTGCGTGCTCAAGACCACCCGCGGCGGGTACGACGGCAAGGGCGTGTGGGTCGTCCGCGCGCTCGACGAGGCGCAGGTCGCCTTCGACGCCGCAGCGGCCGCCGGGGTGGAGGTCCTCGCCGAGGAGCTGGTCGACTTCCGCCGCGAGCTGTCCGCGCTCGTCGCCCGCTCCCCGAGCGGGCAGGCCGCGGCGTACCCGGTCGTGGCGTCCACGCAGCTCGACGGCATCTGCCACGAGGTGGTCGCGCCGGCCCCCGACCTCGACCCGGCGCTCGCCGGGCAGGCGCAGGAGATCGCGCTGCGGATCGCCGGCGCGCTGGACGTCACCGGCATCCTCGCCGTCGAGCTCTTCGAGACCACCGACGGCCGGATCCTGGTCAACGAGCTGGCCATGCGACCGCACAACACCGGCCACTGGACGCAGGACGGCGCGGTGACGTCGCAGTTCGAGAACCACCTCCGCGCGGTGATGGACCTGCCGCTGGGCTCGCCTGCGCCGCGCGCCGCCTGGACCGTGATGGTCAACATCCTGGGCGGCCCCACCGACGCCGGGCACCTCTACGACGGGCTCCCGCACGCGATGGCCCGCGACCCCCGGCTCCGGGTGCACCTCTACGGCAAGGACCTGCGGCCGGGCCGCAAGGTCGGTCACGTCAACGCCTACGGCGACGACCTCGAGGACTGCCTCGAGCGCGCCCGGCACGCCGCCGCGTGGTTCCGCGGCGACCTCGGCAACGAGAGCGAGTGA